From the genome of Neomonachus schauinslandi chromosome 1, ASM220157v2, whole genome shotgun sequence:
CAGAAGTGGGACCATAACCACCAGGCACACGTGGGAAAGGGAAAGAACCTGCCATTCTCTTGTAATGTTTTGTGGCCTGCTGGAGGGGCAGCGGAGGGAAGTCCCAACCACTGCAAccttcagaggaaaagaaacaccACCTGGAGCATTAGTTCCAGTTAAGAACATTCTTAAGAAGGAGAGAGTTCAAGATAAGGCTTTAGGAAGGGGGGGGTGTTTCTTTATACTTTTGTGTTTAAATTCTGTGCAAATCTCTCTAAATATTCAATATGGCTTTGAGCAACATGGATTAACAGATCATGTTCAAACTGCAGACATTTACAAAGTATCCTCTGTAAAAAGCTAGGTAATAAGCATTGAAATAGCAGGGCCAGGTACTTACACCCAGATGGGAAAATTAACCTAACCTGATCCTTTATAGGATTGAGTActgtcccactcccctccccaatcACAATAAACCTGAAAGTGTTCCTTCCTTCAAAGGTAGACTGTAGGAAAGAGATTGACAAGAGCTCCCAAATAAATGGGCAACAGAGTTTTCTGAGAAGATGAACACAGCAGGAAAACCGCAGCTGATGCCATGTGGTCTGTCCCATCCATATCAGTGTCTTTCCATGGACCCCATCGGGTCCAACAAGAAACTCCTCAGGGAGTAAGAAAAGTTCGGCTCAGATCTTCTTCTCACAGCCACATTGACACATGTGCCAGCAGTTCATTGAGGGGGTTTGTGACTGAGTTTACTCagcttttagcttttttttaagGACACCAAAATTATGCTATTTCCCCTCCCCCTGAAATCACTCATCAGCATGGCTCATTGCTTGAAGGACTTGGCAAGCCACCAACAGAAGGTAAACACTATAGTGTATCAGGAAGAAAAGGCCTCTGGGTAATACACCACTTCCTTCTGCCCGCTCCTCAGGGGCAAAGAATTAGTTCTACTTACAACATTTGaaagactaatttttaaaaaattaataaaaatgacaatttccCTGTCAAAATCACATGAACATAAACAATAAAGCAAAGTCTGTAGGGAGGGTATATGGATGCAGAACAGGTTTCTGAGGTGTAGTCAGCCTCTTTCTTCGTGTGGATAGGTGATGTCTCTTGGAGGATGGGCTGCTGATCCCATCCTACATCCTCCTGCCccaactttctttcctttgtagcTGTCCTTAGGTTTAGTGTTGGAATCACAATTTGAAATTCAACAGAGAGCTTCCAAAGGTgatgggacagagggagggaagaggaaaggagggatgAAAACTTAGTCTTCTTCATCCTCACTGATATCATAGGCTGCAGCCTTGTGCCTGGAGAGGTTTGCTGGGGAGGAAGGCGGGGAAGTCTTGCCAGAGAAGGGCCATCGAAAAGACGGGGAGGGGGAGCGTTCCCGAGTGGGGCTGCTGCTGGGACTCTGCTTTGGACTGATGGCCTGCAGCATCCGGCCTTTCCCCTCTTTCAGCATATGTTTCTAGGGAGACCAAAAGGAAGAATTAGAAGAAACCTAGGGATCTTACTAAATCACCATTGGAGGATCTGAGACTTCAAATTATCACGAGTGCCCTCTGCAATGTCAAAAGTGATCGAATAAGCTAGGGGAGGGatatatctaaaattttaagCAATTTCCTCCCTAAAGTAGTCCACGCTATGCTACTTATCTAAGGGTTTCCACACGTTATCTGCAGTCACCCAATTCTCGACTTCTGTGTCAAAGGAATTCTTAAATGGCTACTTGGTCTGCAGTCCAGGCTCCAGGCAAAAACAAAGGAACTAACCCAGACAAAAGAGTACCTATTCTAGTTTTAGAGCTCTTTGAAAAGGAAATTCTATATTCTCCCTGAATAATCTGTTCTGGTATCAAATACTTTCACAGTTAGATCCTTCCAGATATCCTAGGGCCCATTTGCTAAATAACTACATTCACCTTCTATTTGGCTTGAAAAGATCTTGTTACTCCTCAAGGACAGAACTCTAACCTCAGGCAGCAGCTCTGCAGCAGCTGTTTGTAGTGGCACAGCTTTCTTTTTActgttcttcattctttcctttcctttttatctaaAACTATAATACAGAAGCAAGCTGGGCAAGGTTACTTGCTTATCACCAGATTTGGAGGTTGACAGCTGGCAAAATTATTTAGGAGAATGTGTAACCTCTTTCTGTAACgattttaaacaactttttgGGGATAGTTGAAATATAGTTCAGCCCAATATAAGGAACAGATTAGATAACTACTTAATGTTGATGTCCCTTTCTATAATGCTATAATTCTTTCCACAGCATGAAAATTCCCTAAATTTTCCTGAAATTCCCTGAACTGTCCACCAGGAAAGAACATACCAGCGCTCCTTCTGGACCAAACATTTCCAGGAAACTTCCAATGAATTCTCGGGATTTCTCCTCCCATTTCTGAATGAGATCAATGCTTTTTTCCTCGACCTTCTGAACAAATTCTTTTGACTTTTCTTCCAcatctttcactttcttctttactTTGTCAACCCGCTCTTGCAAGTGGTATTTCTTCTCCTAAgtaaagaaataattgttttgaGAAATAATACTCTGACCTCCATtccaaagggagaagaagaaaaaaacatttcagcaCTCTACTGACACTATTTCCAGTCATTAGAATTTCACTTCGCCCTAATCTATCCCTTGTTTCTCTAGCATAATAACAGATTAAATATACTCTGGATGGTCATCTTATATGAAAGTGTGATAATCCGAACATTGTAGAAGCCTGGACTAAACTAAATATATAGAGTATGCTCAGTAACAGATGGGCATATAGCCAAATGAAGTCAGATTTTttaagactacatcaaaaattagTGATGTACAAGacgttggctaactgaacataataattaaaaaaaaaaaaaacccataaacttGGAACATAAACATGCCCAACATAACCCAAACCCCATTCTAGATGAAGATACATAAGGAGCCACAGGATTACTGCACAATATTGCCAAGAATAAGACAACTATAATAGGTTGAAGTAGCAGATCTTTTACTTAATTTGTTTATTGTACTGGATGCTTTCTATCATTGGCTTATGCTATGATTTTAGAAgagctgtttgttttattttttagtatttagaGATCTGTttgctcatttgcaaaatgaagatgaTACTCTATGGTCCTACCAGCTTCCCTAACAGAAGGGAAAATGGTATGAaccctctgggggtggggggaggatgttTAGCCAAAGGAAAAGTATTTTCATAATTTCCAGATCATAAAGGGGAACGGGAAtatgtttagtatttttaaaCACCTGAAAAAGATTCTGTAGTAGGTGGTTAACAACAGCTAGGGTTTATCTGCAAAGATAAACACATTTCGACGAAACCATTTCATCTATTCATTATTTACACAACTGGCAGCAGGTAAGGGAGCATGGTAAGCTACTTGTATAGAATTATAGTTAGcagctttcttcttttattttttttttatttttatttttttttaaagattttatttatttatttgagagagagagtgagagaaagagcacaagaggggggagagggagagggagaagcagacaccctgctgagcaggtagcccgatgagggactcgatcctgggactccaggatcatgacctgagccgaaggcagtcgcttaaccaactgagccacccaggtgcccagctttcttcttttaaaatcaactttattaagataaaatttatatacaacaTGTATAGCAGTTTGTTTCTAAAAGGCAATATTAAGCTAAGATACACTTTGCTTtcataaatcaaattttaaaacctagGTCCACATGCCCTGAGAAATTGCATGGAAAATGTTGTGTGCCACTATCCACACAGGGAGAGGACCCACAACTTTCATTACATTTTCCAAAGACCatccaatcaaaaaaaaaaaaaaaagctgttttaaatatatttaatataaatactgtactatgttaagtaacatatttttttttttttgagattttatttatttatttgacagagagagacacagcgagagagggaacacaagcagggggagtgggagagggagaagcaggctccccgctgagcagggagcccaatgcggggcttgatcccaggacactgggatcatgacctgagccaaaggcagatgcttaacgactgagctacccaggcacctcgaGTAACATATTCTTATTTAATTGGCTGTGTGTCTTTATATCAATGTGTTGATACTAGACCATAAAGGCAGAGAATGCCTCTGTTTTACTCTTTTTGTAAAGAGCTTAGCACAGTGTAATCAGCAAAGAGGCATTCATTGAATTTTGGAGGTGATAATTACAGCAGACTGAAAAGCAACTTTAGCTCAGATAAAGTAGGAGGCAAACGTGTGTCCTATAGGGCCAGGGAACTCTGGGATGAAGTCGAACTCACATTGATAAAGCTGACATTGAGCTCCTTTGCTGTGTAGCCCCTCTGTAGGTTCCGTCGGGCATAGACATCATAATCCCGGACAATTCGGGTGATGATGTCTGATGTGGAGATACCTTCTGTCCTCTGTGTTGGTGCAAACATACCTAATCCAAGAACACATACAAAAACTGTGACATTCTGGTTAACTCAGGCAGTAGGACTAGATGGACACTGGGAGCAACATTCTTTTCCTCAAAAAACGATCTTCTAAGTGAAGTCTGGAGATGCTGACATACAGGAGGAGGACTGAATCAAAGGCTAGGGGTAAGGAAAGGAAGAACTATATGgccctaatattaaaaaaaaatataggccTGGGAGAGAGATTCCTAAAATTAAAAGAGATATCAAAAGTAGATGTTTAGACTGAGAATTGATGGATATCAGTGCTATGCTCACATAAACATCTTAAGTGTGACTGAAAGTATATTGAATTTCTAAGTGTATAAGTTTTCCTCTGTAAAGTAGCAATGTCATTAAATCTCTGTTACTGCCCCTGAGACTCCATAAAGTGAGGACGTACATCAGCTTACTCACCTGCTTCCTTGATGTGCTTATAAACATCATCGCTCCCAGCAGAAGAATAAGGGATGTCATCATGGGCTACAAAATCAATCTGAAATAAGGAAAAATCACGTAAAACCCAGGATTACTGCCATCAAAAAGAACCAGTAAATATTCCCCCAGAAAATACTCTCCCAGCAAATACTCCCCCAGATCCAGATAAAGGACAAGGGGAGGCCAGGCCTCaaatggactttttttctttatctctctttgcTTTGCTTCATAAATTCTGTGACTCATTCACAAGCCACCCAATCTAATTATTTATCACTCATAAATATGAAGTtgaccagtttctttttttagctaATTCTCCTGGTCTACTGGAAGCGCTACC
Proteins encoded in this window:
- the PCYT1A gene encoding choline-phosphate cytidylyltransferase A encodes the protein MDAQSSAKMNTRKRRKEVPGPNGATEEDGISSKMPRCAIGLQQPAPFSDEIEVDFSKPYVRVTMEEASRGTPCDRPVRVYADGIFDLFHCGHARALMQAKNLFPNTYLIVGVCSDELTHNFKGFTVMNENERYDAVQHCRYVDEVVRNAPWTLTPEFLAEHRIDFVAHDDIPYSSAGSDDVYKHIKEAGMFAPTQRTEGISTSDIITRIVRDYDVYARRNLQRGYTAKELNVSFINEKKYHLQERVDKVKKKVKDVEEKSKEFVQKVEEKSIDLIQKWEEKSREFIGSFLEMFGPEGALKHMLKEGKGRMLQAISPKQSPSSSPTRERSPSPSFRWPFSGKTSPPSSPANLSRHKAAAYDISEDEED